The Stenotrophomonas indicatrix DNA segment GCAGCCCGTGCAGGGCGGCGACGTGGTCTATGCGGGCTTCTGGAAGCGCTTTGCCGCCTACCTGATCGACTATTTCGTCCTGCTGATCCCCAGCGGTGTGGTCGGTGGCGTACTGGGCTTCGTGCTCGGCGCTGGCATGGGGGCGACCGGCAGCGGCGAAACAGCGGTGGAAGTGGTCACCCAGCTGATCAGTGGTCTGGCTGGCCTGGTCATCGCCGCCGCCTACTACGGCTGGTTCCATGCCTCCCGCGGCGGCGCCACCCTCGGCAAGATGGCCATCGGCATCAAGGTCGTGCGCGGCAACGGCGATCGCCTGACCCTGGGCCGCAGCATCGGCCGCTATTTCGCCACCATCCTCAGTGGTCTGACCCTCTGCATCGGCTACCTGATGGCTGCCTTCACCGAGCGCAAGCAGGGCCTGCATGACCTGATCTGCGACACCGTGGTGGTCGACCGCTGGGCCTACACCGACCAGCCGCAACTGCAGCGCCGCGAGCTGGGCACGGTGACCATCGTGGTCCTGGTGCTGGGCGGTCTGCTGATGCTGGCCGGTTTCGCCGCGATCATCTTCGCCGTCGGCGTCATTGCCAACATGGCGTCGTGATCGAAGATCGAGGGCCAATGCGCCGTCGCGGACGGCCATCCTCACGCCTCCCTGCTTGACAACGGCAGGCCGGGCGTGATTCCTCTAATAAGGTGAAACCTGAACGCCCGGCACAGTCCCGGGCGTTCAGTTTATTGATTTGCCCGTGGCCGCTTCACTAATGCGTCCGTTTGCTCCACCCTAGCGGCCCTTCCCCGCGGCTTACCCACAGACCCTGCTGCCATGCCCAAGCACCTGCTCATCGTTGAATCGCCGGCCAAAGCCAAGACGATCAACAAATACCTCGGCAAGGACTACACGGTCCTGGCCTCGTATGGGCACGTGCGTGACCTGATCCCGAAGGAAGGCGCGGTTGACCCGGACAACGGGTTCGCCATGCATTACGACGTGATCGAAAAGAACGAAAAGCATGTCGATGCGATCGCCAAGGCCGCAAAGGGCGCCGACGACATCCTGCTGGCGACCGATCCGGATCGCGAAGGTGAAGCGATCAGCTGGCATATCGCCGAGATCCTGAAGGAGCGTGGGCTGGTCAAGGACAAGCCGATGCAGCGCGTGGTCTTCACCGAGATCACCCCGCGCGCGATCAAGGAAGCCATCAGCCAGCCGCGCGAGATCGCCAGCGACCTGGTCGATGCCCAGCAGGCGCGCCGCGCGCTGGACTACCTTGTCGGCTTCAACCTGTCGCCGGTGTTGTGGCGCAAGGTCCAGCGCGGCCTGTCCGCAGGCCGCGTGCAGAGCCCGGCGCTGCGCATGATCGTCGAGCGCGAGGAAGAGATCGAAGCCTTCATCGCACGCGAGTACTGGTCGATCGCCGCCGAGTGCGCGCACCCCTCGCAGCACTTCAACGCCAAGTTGATCAAGCTGGACGGGCAGAAGTTCGAGCAGTTCACCGTCACCGACGGCGACACCGCCGAGGCCGCCCGCCTGCGCATCCAGCAGGCCGCACAGGGCGCCCTGCATGTCACCGACGTGGCCAGCAAGGAGCGCAAGCGTCGCCCCGCGCCGCCGTTCACCACCTCCACGCTGCAGCAGGAAGCCTCGCGCAAGCTGGGTTTCACCACCCGCAAGACCATGCAGGTTGCGCAGAAGCTGTACGAAGGCATGGACATCGGCGGCGAAGAAGGCACGGTCGGCCTGATCTCGTACATGCGTACCGACTCGGTGAACCTGTCGCAGGACGCGCTGGCCGAAATCCGCGATGTGATCGCCCGTGACTACGGCATCGCCTCGCTGCCCGACCAGCCCAACACCTACCAGACCAAGTCCAAGAACGCCCAGGAAGCGCACGAAGCGGTGCGTCCGACCTCGGCACTGCGTACCCCGGCCCAGGTCGCGCGGTTCCTGACCGACGACGAGCGCAAGCTGTACGAGCTGATCTGGAAGCGTGCAGTGGCCTGCCAGATGATTCCGGCCACGCTCAACACCGTCAGCGTGGATCTGTCGGCCGGCAGCGAACATGTGTTCCGCGCCAGTGGCACCACGGTGGTCGTGCCCGGTTTCCTGGCCGTCTACGAGGAAGGCAAGGACAGCAAGAGCGCCGAGGATGACGACGAAGGCCGCAAGCTGCCGGCGATGAAGCCGGGTGACCGCGTGCCGCTGGAACGCATCGTGGCCGACCAGCACTTCACCCAGCCGCCGCCGCGCTTTACCGAAGCGGCGCTGGTGAAGGCGCTGGAAGAATATGG contains these protein-coding regions:
- a CDS encoding RDD family protein; protein product: MTEWYYAEGQQRQGPLEVTEIRQRFQRGQLTLDTLVWREGMGQWAPLRQMVDELGLQTLADASTSTATGGFDLRNDYAAIDNGTAPLPGTGALSSSPYTAPGASGGDYSQPVQGGDVVYAGFWKRFAAYLIDYFVLLIPSGVVGGVLGFVLGAGMGATGSGETAVEVVTQLISGLAGLVIAAAYYGWFHASRGGATLGKMAIGIKVVRGNGDRLTLGRSIGRYFATILSGLTLCIGYLMAAFTERKQGLHDLICDTVVVDRWAYTDQPQLQRRELGTVTIVVLVLGGLLMLAGFAAIIFAVGVIANMAS
- a CDS encoding DNA topoisomerase I, with the protein product MPKHLLIVESPAKAKTINKYLGKDYTVLASYGHVRDLIPKEGAVDPDNGFAMHYDVIEKNEKHVDAIAKAAKGADDILLATDPDREGEAISWHIAEILKERGLVKDKPMQRVVFTEITPRAIKEAISQPREIASDLVDAQQARRALDYLVGFNLSPVLWRKVQRGLSAGRVQSPALRMIVEREEEIEAFIAREYWSIAAECAHPSQHFNAKLIKLDGQKFEQFTVTDGDTAEAARLRIQQAAQGALHVTDVASKERKRRPAPPFTTSTLQQEASRKLGFTTRKTMQVAQKLYEGMDIGGEEGTVGLISYMRTDSVNLSQDALAEIRDVIARDYGIASLPDQPNTYQTKSKNAQEAHEAVRPTSALRTPAQVARFLTDDERKLYELIWKRAVACQMIPATLNTVSVDLSAGSEHVFRASGTTVVVPGFLAVYEEGKDSKSAEDDDEGRKLPAMKPGDRVPLERIVADQHFTQPPPRFTEAALVKALEEYGIGRPSTYASIIQTLLFRKYVEMEGRSFRPSDVGRAVSKFLSSHFTQYVDYDFTAKLEDELDAVSRGEEEWIPLMSRFWGPFKELVEDKKESVDRAEASGARELGTDPKTGKPVSVRLGRFGPYAAIGSTAEDAEDKPKFASLRPGQSMHTISLEDALELFLMPRALGEDKGEDVSVGIGRFGPFAKRGSTYASLKKEDDPYTIDLARAVFLIEEKEEIARNRIIKEFEGSDIQVLNGRFGPYISDGKMNGKIPKDREPASLTLSEVQQLMEETGKPVRKGFGAKKAAAKKAPAKKAAVKKEAAPKKAAAKKAAAKKAPAKKAVAKKAVKKAAK